The genomic segment AATGCAGACGTTGCAAGTCGTTTGACCAAACTTAAAAACGGTACATTAACCCCAACGCTATGGCCAATCCCCATCATCATTAAAGCGGTTATTAAAGGAGTCGTCACCAAGGTGAACAAGAGGTTTAATCCATAGCTCAATGAAACAGAGGGGTTTTGCAAGTCATCAATACTGACGAAGTGGCCAATTAACATCAGCATGGCTAACATAATACCTAATGTGAATAACCCGCCCTGTAACGTGCTATAAAAATGCCGCTTTGAAAGTTGCCATCCCTCTTTGACACACGCTTGCAAGTCTAGCGGGGTTTCACCGCGTAGCGACTTATCAACATTACCACCTAGGGTATTTTTATTATCTTGTTCCACCAAACTGCCCTTTTCACTGCACATGGTTAATTTTAACTAAATGACACTTAGCTTGCTAAGAGCAGCGCGTTAATTTTATTAATGGTCCGACTTAATTATTTACACAATCACCAGTTTCGCGGCTAATAACAACAGTACAGCCCCCATAACGCGATCAAACCAATGGCTGTATTGACGAATGAAAGCTCGCACTTTGCGTGTACTTAATAGGTACGATAAAAAACAAAACCACATACCTGTCGCCACTGAAAGATACAGCCCATAGGCTAATTTAATGCTACTCGGTGTTTGCGATGACACAGCAACGGCAAAGACGGATAGAAAGAATAAAGTGGCCTTAGGGTTCAATCCATTGGTTAAAAAGCCTATTGCAAATGCTTTTCGGTTACTTATTTCGTTTGAACTAGCCTCACTGGCAGGTTCAGCAGTGTCTACAGCCTTGCTTTTTAGCGCTCCAACGGCGATGTAAACCAAATACGCAGCGGCTACATAACTAAAAATTGTATATATTAACGGATTTGTCTTTAGCAATAAGCCTATTCCTAACAACGAATAGGTTACATGCAACAAAATCGCCACTCCCACGCCAATACTGGTGATCATCGCAATACGACGCCCATAACTAATACTGTGTTTTAACACAATGGCAAAATCAGGGCCAGGGCTCGCTACTGCCAGTAAATGTACGCCAGCTATCGTTAAAAATTCGCCCCAGTAAAGACTCAAGTCCATTTATTTGCCTTTTAAATATTGTGTTAAGTAATGAGGTACCACTGCACTGGCCAGTCCGTAATGAGCCTCTAAAAAATCATTATTCCCTTCACTTGGCGCTAAGTTAAGTTCTACTGTATGCGCACCGTAATGGTTAGCAATTTGCACCAGCCCAGCGGCTGGGTAGACATTGCCTGAAGTACCAATAGAAATAAACACATCTGCTTCTTGTACTGCACATTCGATTTCTTCCATATGAAATGGCATTTCACCGAACCAAACGATGTCTGGCCTGATAGTTTGACTTGGCGAACAGCACTGACAGCGGCTTGTTCCATCGAAAGGACGCTTCATTATAAAACGACGGTGACTCTGATTACAACGCGCCGATAATAGCTCACCGTGCATGTGTAGCACGTTTTTGCTGCCTGCCCGTTCATGTAAATCGTCAACATTTTGGGTAATAATCAATACGTTTTCAGGAAATGCGGACTCAAGCTTCGCTAGGGCAATATGTGCGGCGTTTGGCTGTACATCGGCACTTTGCAATTGTTCACGGCGCTGATTATAAAAGCGATAGACTAATTCAGGGTTACGGCTAAACGCTTCAGGGGTTGCTACTTCTTCTAAAGCATGCTCTTCCCATAAACCATCATTATCGCGAAACGTTTTCAAGCCTGATTCAGCAGAGATCCCTGCGCCCGTCAAAATGACAATGTTAGGCCATTGACCGTCAGAAGAAGCACCAAAGTTACTAGGGTTAAGATGAGGTGTTTGTTTTCTTGACACAAGTGCTCTCTTTTATTTTTGTACAACCACATAAAGGGAAGGTAAACAGAATACAACGTCGCTATTTGCCATAAGGCAGCGCATGCTATCATTGTCCTAATTTAGATAACAGTTTACGCGAGGTTTATGGCAATACTCCTTAACCAATACGTCGAACAGTTCCTTTATACCGTTAAGTTGGTATAAGCTATAGATCCGTTTTTTATAATGATCATTCTACTTTGGCAAAAATTCCCTTTATTGTACGAATTGAGCAGCAGTATCAAGGACTATCTCCGAACGCCCGATTGATTGCTGACCACTTGCAACATACACCTTTGGACGTACTCAGTTGTTCAGTTGCCGAGATCGCTCAGAAAACCCAAACATCAAAAGCCACCGTGAGTCGTTTTTTTCGGCAATTGGGCTATCAATCCCATCACGATGCAAAGACTGAACTTAATGCTTTTCGTGCTAACGGCTATCCAATGTATATGGAATCGGACCAAAGCGGAGCGCTAAATAGAGAAATTCAACGGATTGAACAAACGTGGAGCAATTTAGATCAAGACCAGTTAAATGGATTGATTAAATCTATTTGTGAAGCGTCTCGCATTACCCTGATTGGCTTTAGAAACAGTTACCCCGTTGCCCTGCACTTCAGGCAGCAGTTGCTACAAATTCGCAGTAAAGTACGTTTGCTCCCGCAACCGGGTCAAACGTTGAGTGAAGAACTAAGAGATATCAGCGATGATGAACTGGTGATACTGGTTGGTTTTCGCCGCAGACCAAAAATATTCAAGCCATTACTTGAAAAGCTGCAACATCATAACGTGGCATTATTAGCAGATCCATCAGGCCAAATATACGCCGAGCAAGTAAAACAACTTATTATTTGCCAACTGGGACAAGAGCAAGCCCTCGATAGTTATGCAGCGCCTATGAGTGTTATTTCTATTATCTGCAATCAGGTATTTAGCCAATTAGATAAAACGGCTGATCGCCGCATTAGCGAAATTTCGTCTTTGTACGAAGAGCTAGACGAACTAGAAAAGTAATTTAGGTCTAGCCTTTATTTTGCGTTGCAGCAGGTACGCAGCTAAGAGCACCTTATTTGCTTACACTTCCCCTTGAAAATAACATATTCACACCAAAGTCTATGTAAGAGAGATATTATTACCTGATCTTCCACTCATTTTTAATCCGCTATTTTACAATAAGGAAGTCCGATGCCTACTTCTGATGATAATGACGCTCCACTATATAAAGAACAAACCTCTTTAGCACTAGAGAATTTTCAGATCAGTGGCACCCCCATGCCCAGTGAGTTTATCCATGCTTTAGCCTTAATTAAGGCCAGCGCTGCAAAAGCGAATGCTGAAGTTGCTGGGCTAGACAGTGAAATAGCCATTGATATTCAACGAGCTGCCATGGAGGTAGCACAAGGTGATCACAACGACGCGTTTCAAGTCGATGTGTATCAAACTGGTTCTGGTACAAGTACCAATATGAATGCCAATGAAGTGATTGCGACCTTAGCAAGTTCAAAGTTGGGAAGGCAGGTACATCCCAACGACCATGTTAATATGGGGCAAAGTTCAAACGATGTTATTCCAAGCGCGATCCATCTCAGCGCGACCTTGGCTTTAAGTCAAAATTTGCTTCCTGCTTTGCAGAGTTTAATGTCGGCTATCGATGCTAAAAGCGTATTGTATCGTGAAACTGTGAAGACAGGCCGTACCCATTTAATGGATGCCATGCCGATCACTCTGGGCCAAGAACTAAGTGGCTGGAGTAAGCAAATTCAATTTTCAATCAGCCGGTTGATTGAGGTACTGCCGCGAATTTCTACCTTGGCACTTGGTGGTACGGCTGTTGGCACAGGCATTAACACTCACCCGAAATTCGCCCAAACGACCTGCCAGCATCTAAGTCAGTTAACAGGATTGCGCTTTAACCCAGCAGATAATTATTTCGCGGCCATCAGTAGCCAAGATACGGCTGTGGAAGTCAGTGGACAATTAAACACGCTCGCTGTCAGTTTAATGAAAATTTGTAACGATCTGCGCTGGATGAATAGCGGCCCGCTAGCCGGTTTAGGTGAGATAAGCCTTGATAAGTTACAAGCGGGTAGCAGCATCATGCCAGGCAAAGTGAACCCTGTTATTCCTGAGGCAGTGGCCATGGTTTGTGCGCAAGTTATGGGCTATCACCAAAGCATTACGATTGCCGGCCAATCTGGCAATTTCCAGCTTAATACCATGTTGCCATTGATTGGTTATAACCTTTTAACAAGTATTTCTATTCTGAGCAAAGGCATAAGTGCCCTAACTCATAAAGCCATAGTGACTATGCAGGCGAATAGCGAGCGTATGTCCGAATATTTAAGTAAAAACCCCATATTAGTTACGGCGCTAAATAATAAGGTAGGTTATGAAAAAGGTGCTTTGATTGCCAAAGCTGCATATGAACAGAAGCGACCTGTCATCGACGTAGCAGCACAGATGACGGATATCCCGATAGATGAATTACGCAAATTACTTGATCTATCATCGTTGACATAACTGTATATTAACCTAATGCGCAGCTCAGCAACGCTAACAACCCAAAAGCGCGAAAAAAGTCTCTGCAGTAGGTATAGTTGTTTCAGCTGGAAAATGGAATTGCCAGCATGTTAAACACTTGTTAACGCCCTATCTTAGGCGGTTAGACGCTTTGAAATGTTAAATTCAGAATATATAACGGCAATTCATAATGTTTCTCTTGACTATTCACTGAAACATTTGTTTCATATAGGACCATTTGGTCAACTTTTTAAGATTTATGAGCCCCAGCGCAGTGCATTTCAGCAGTCAAACTCCGTACGTTTTAAGCGTTACTGAAAAAGATTACCCTGCCAAGCAGGCGGATAATCTAATGTTATCTGGCTTAAGCCTTGCGGTTAAAGATCTATTTCATATTAAAAGCTTGCCTACAACGGCGGGCAATCCAGACTGGTTGGCAAGTCATCCGCTCCCTATGCATACTGCGCCGGCTGTAAGCACCCTGTTAGATAATGGAGCACGGTTCGTTGGAAAAACAATTACGGATGAATTAGCGTACAGCCTAAACGGTCAGAATATCCATTACGGAACGCCGTTCAATATATCAGCGCCGGACAGAATACCTGGTGGCTCATCAAGCGGCTCAGCGGTTGCGGTGCGTGAAGGTAGTGCGCAAGTAGGCTTAGGCACAGATACTGGAGGCTCTATTCGTGTACCTGCCAGCTATAATGGTTTATTTGGTCTTCGTCCCACTCACGGGCGGATCAGTTGTGAGCATATGGTTAGCCTTGCACCTAGTTTCGATACGGTAGGTTGGATAACGCGGGATTTAGACGTGCTTGAGAAAGTTGCATCAGTTTTCTTTGCTGATAAGCACATCGACGATACCAGCAGTTCACAGGACATTGCGCAAAACAGCAAAATTGGTTTTGCGCAGGAATTAGCACAACAATGTGAATACACCGAGGCGTTAACGGATGCCTATCACTCAATGGTCAAGACCCCGTGTATTTTAGAATCGGGCTTGGCGTCAGACAGGTTGACTGAGGCTAGCGAAACATTTCGTATCTTACAAGGCTATGAAATATGGCAGACCCACGGAGAATGGATCACGCAACAAGCACCTAGTTTCGCACCTGACATTCAACAACGCTTCACATGGTGTGCAACGATTGATACGCAACAGCGTCAGCAAGCACTTAAAAAGCAAGCCAAGTTTGTTTCGCACATTAATCATCTATTTACTCAATGTGATGTGATATTTTTACCCACAACACCCGGCCCAGCTCCGTTTATTGATACGCCGAGTGACGCACTAGCAACCTATCGGAATACTCTGATGAAGCTCACCTGCATTGCAGGCTTATGTGGCTTACCTCAATTACATGTTCCGTTACCTATTAACCCCCATGCGCCTATGGGATTTTCATTAATTGGCCAAAAAAATCATGACAAACAATTGATTGAAATCGCTCGCATGTTATTAGAGACATAATGATGAGTCAGACTACACGTCCTGTGGCGTTTACCGCGCCCCATTACGCCGCCAGCCAAGTTGGTCAAAATATATTACAACACGGTGGCACAGCTATTGAAGCTATGGTGGCGGCCGCAGCTTCTATATCGGTCGTTTACCCCCATATGAACAGCATGGGTGGTGACGGGTTTTGGTT from the Paraglaciecola mesophila genome contains:
- a CDS encoding LysE family translocator; translation: MDLSLYWGEFLTIAGVHLLAVASPGPDFAIVLKHSISYGRRIAMITSIGVGVAILLHVTYSLLGIGLLLKTNPLIYTIFSYVAAAYLVYIAVGALKSKAVDTAEPASEASSNEISNRKAFAIGFLTNGLNPKATLFFLSVFAVAVSSQTPSSIKLAYGLYLSVATGMWFCFLSYLLSTRKVRAFIRQYSHWFDRVMGAVLLLLAAKLVIV
- the cobB gene encoding Sir2 family NAD+-dependent deacetylase, encoding MSRKQTPHLNPSNFGASSDGQWPNIVILTGAGISAESGLKTFRDNDGLWEEHALEEVATPEAFSRNPELVYRFYNQRREQLQSADVQPNAAHIALAKLESAFPENVLIITQNVDDLHERAGSKNVLHMHGELLSARCNQSHRRFIMKRPFDGTSRCQCCSPSQTIRPDIVWFGEMPFHMEEIECAVQEADVFISIGTSGNVYPAAGLVQIANHYGAHTVELNLAPSEGNNDFLEAHYGLASAVVPHYLTQYLKGK
- a CDS encoding MurR/RpiR family transcriptional regulator yields the protein MAKIPFIVRIEQQYQGLSPNARLIADHLQHTPLDVLSCSVAEIAQKTQTSKATVSRFFRQLGYQSHHDAKTELNAFRANGYPMYMESDQSGALNREIQRIEQTWSNLDQDQLNGLIKSICEASRITLIGFRNSYPVALHFRQQLLQIRSKVRLLPQPGQTLSEELRDISDDELVILVGFRRRPKIFKPLLEKLQHHNVALLADPSGQIYAEQVKQLIICQLGQEQALDSYAAPMSVISIICNQVFSQLDKTADRRISEISSLYEELDELEK
- a CDS encoding class II fumarate hydratase, with product MPTSDDNDAPLYKEQTSLALENFQISGTPMPSEFIHALALIKASAAKANAEVAGLDSEIAIDIQRAAMEVAQGDHNDAFQVDVYQTGSGTSTNMNANEVIATLASSKLGRQVHPNDHVNMGQSSNDVIPSAIHLSATLALSQNLLPALQSLMSAIDAKSVLYRETVKTGRTHLMDAMPITLGQELSGWSKQIQFSISRLIEVLPRISTLALGGTAVGTGINTHPKFAQTTCQHLSQLTGLRFNPADNYFAAISSQDTAVEVSGQLNTLAVSLMKICNDLRWMNSGPLAGLGEISLDKLQAGSSIMPGKVNPVIPEAVAMVCAQVMGYHQSITIAGQSGNFQLNTMLPLIGYNLLTSISILSKGISALTHKAIVTMQANSERMSEYLSKNPILVTALNNKVGYEKGALIAKAAYEQKRPVIDVAAQMTDIPIDELRKLLDLSSLT
- a CDS encoding amidase, producing MSPSAVHFSSQTPYVLSVTEKDYPAKQADNLMLSGLSLAVKDLFHIKSLPTTAGNPDWLASHPLPMHTAPAVSTLLDNGARFVGKTITDELAYSLNGQNIHYGTPFNISAPDRIPGGSSSGSAVAVREGSAQVGLGTDTGGSIRVPASYNGLFGLRPTHGRISCEHMVSLAPSFDTVGWITRDLDVLEKVASVFFADKHIDDTSSSQDIAQNSKIGFAQELAQQCEYTEALTDAYHSMVKTPCILESGLASDRLTEASETFRILQGYEIWQTHGEWITQQAPSFAPDIQQRFTWCATIDTQQRQQALKKQAKFVSHINHLFTQCDVIFLPTTPGPAPFIDTPSDALATYRNTLMKLTCIAGLCGLPQLHVPLPINPHAPMGFSLIGQKNHDKQLIEIARMLLET